The nucleotide sequence ACGTGACCGGCGAGTCCACGCTGCTCGGTGGCGCCGAAATGTGTATGCCTGGTGACAACGTCAACATGCAGGTCACGCTCGGTAAGCCAATTGCAATGACCGAAAACGTCCGGTTTGCTATCCGTGAAGGTGGCAAGACGGTTGGTTCCGGCGTTGTCACGAAGATTATCGAGTAGTCTCGCAGCAATTGGTCTTGATGGCCGCCAGCGTTGATTCCTGAATCAACTGGCGGCCGTTGTTTGTGGTTGAGGGTGTCTGGAGAGAACACGTGGCTCGAGAGTATGTTTGGTTGGAGTGTACCGAAACTGGGTTGCGAAATTACCGAATCTCGAAAGAGACGAAGGGTACTGAGCGACTGGAGTTGATGAAGTACAATAAGAAGCTCCGACGGCACACGCTGCACAAAGAATCTCGGAAGAAGTGATCCTGTTCGCTTCGAACGGGCGTAGCTCAATTGGCAGAGCACTGGATTCCAAATCCAGGTGTTGGGGGTTCAAGTCCCTCCGCCCGTGTTTTGGGCACGAAAGGTATTAGAATACAGCTCGTGTTTAGGTGCGAATCGAGACCTGGAAGGACTTATGGCCAAAGTTCAGCGCGATACGCTGTTGAAAAGCATCTTAAGCACGGACCTCTATCAGCGTAAACAAGGGCGCGCAGTCAGACGTTGTACCGCAGGTGCAATTTTTCTGACGTTCGTGCTTGCGAGCCAGGCGTTGTATCACACAGTCCTTTTGGACTTCGGTACGTCCACGGCTTCCGCAGTGGTTGCGCTGATCAATGTCGTTGGTGCCTGGTTTGCGTTTCGCGTGGTGAACTATCCGGTGTTCGCTGACTTCCTGATCGACGTTGAATCCGAGATGACCAAGGTCACGTGGCCGAGTTGGGTGGAACTGCAGCGTGCCACGCTGGTTGTGCTGGCGACGACGTTTCTGTTTTCGGCCTTGCTGTTTGGTTACGATATTGCATGGCAGAAGTTTTTGGAGATGACGGGGGTTCTCAGGCTGTCACGTTAGCCGACCCCCGTGAAAGTTGTGTGGGTCGGTTGCCGCGAGAGTCATTCTCCAAAGGGTTACAATATGACGACGGAATCCGGAGTCGAGGGTTCCCAAGACGGGCAGATGCTGTGGTATGTTTTGAAAATTCAAAGCAACCGCGAAAAGACGATTCGCGATTCGTTGTTGCGACGAATGCGGCAGGAAGGGTTGCAAGACTACTTCGGCGAGATCGTCATCCCAACCGAAAAGATCGTTGAGAACAGAAACGGGAAGAAACGGGTCATCGAACAGAAGCTGTATCCCGGCTACCTGATGATCCAGATGGTTTTGAATGACGATACTTGGTATCTGGTGAGAAGTACCGCAGGCGTCGGAGACTTCACGGGCTCGGCGGGCAAGCCATCACCAATGCCAATGCATGAAGTGCATAAGATGCTCGGGGCATCGCACACGATTGCGGAAGAACCGGCCAAGGTGAAGCATGATCTGAAGGCTGGGGACAACGTCAAGATTATCGAAGGTCCCTTTGGGTCGTTCGATGGTACAGTCGGAAGTGTGGATGCGAGCAGCGGTAAGTTGACAGTGATGATTGAAATTTTCGGTCGCAGCACGCCGGTCGACGTTGAGGCATGGCAGGTTGAGCGGGTTTAGACTTGGTCGAGTGACTGAGTTCTTGCGGTCGGTGTCTTTAGTGTCTTGATTGGCGCAGGCGACAGAGCGGAGATATCAGGTGGCGAAGAAAGAAGCGAAGATCAAGGCCCAGGTGAAGGTTCAGATCCCTGGCGGCAAGGCAACTCCTGCCCCTCCAGTTGGTACTGCGCTCGGTCCCCACGGGATCAACCTCGGCCAGTTCGTCATGCAGTTTAACGAGAAGACGCGTGACCTGAACGGGATGGTTGTACCCGTTGTGATCACCATCTTGGAAGATCGGTCTTTTACGTTCGTTCTGAAAAGCCCCCCTGCTTCCGTGCTGCTTAAGCAAGCCGCAAAGATTGCGATGGGTGCTCACAACGCTCGGACCGAAAAGGTCGGTAGCGTGACGCAGGCGCAACTGATTGAGATCGCGAAGACGAAGTTCGAAGATTTAAATACATCAAGCGTCGAGCAAGCTGCGAAGATGATCGCGGGAACCGCTCGAAGCATGGGCATTGAGGTGATCTGAGTGATCCGGTTTCGGGTTGTCAGTCATTCACGGTGCTGAGCCGTCGGGTCGGCATTATTCGCATCAACGTCGTTAACAGTGGTTTGGGTTTTTGAAATGGCTAATCAGTCAAAGCGGATTCGGCATCTCACGAAAGTTCTGGAAGCGACTCCTTCAGCGGACTTGCCAACAGCGATCGAGATTCTGAAGAATGTAGAAGGTTCTCTTCCCGAGAAGATCCGGAAGTGCCGATTCGACCAGACGGTAGCGATTGCTGTGCGGTTGGGCGTTGATCCGAAGCAGGCCGATCAGATCGTGCGAGGTTCAATCGTTCTGCCTCACGGTATCGGTAAGGCCCAGCGGGTGCTGGTCTTTACACAAGGCGATAACGTTGGCGTTGCTACGGCCGCAGGTGCTGACTACGTCGGCGGAAAAGATCTCGCCGACAAGATTCGCGGCGGTTGGATGGACTTCGATGTCGCGATCGCTACACCAGACATGATGGGTGTCGTTGGTCCGCTCGGTAAAGTGCTTGGTCCCCGCGGTTTGATGCCGTCGCCACGTGCGGGTACCGTCACCCAGGACGTCGCTTCTGCAGTTCGCGAATACAAAGCGGGTAAAGTCGAGTTCCGCGTGGATTCCGGTGGCAACGTTCACTGTGTCGTGGGGCGTTTGTCTTTCGATCATCAGAAGCTCGTTGAGAACACTGAGGCCTTGCTCAAGTATATCCGGTCCTTGAAGCCGTCGACTTCGAAGGGTCAGTATATCCGAAACGTTGCGATCGGTGCGACGATGACTCCGAGCATTACCGTCGCCGTATAGTCGACATTCGTAGTTCCTTCCGGTTGGTTTGAATTCCATGAGCAAGTACGTCAAAGATTTGATGATCGACGGCATTCAGAAGGTCGTCGGCGAATGTCGCGAAGTCGTTGTGGTCGACGTGTCAAAAGTTGACGCGGTCAATGCCAACAAGATGCGAATCGCTCTTCGTCAGAAGAACATTCGGCTGTTGAGCGTCAAGAACGCGGTCGCTCGTCGTGCACTCGGTGAAATTGGTCTATCTGGTGTCGGCTCCTCGCTGGTGGGTCCTTCCACCCTGGCGTTTGGTGGCGAAGACATCGTTGCCCTCGCTCGGGAACTGACCGAGTGGGCGAACAAGATTAAGGTTTTGGAAATCAAGGGTGGCGGACTGGGAGAGACTCCTCTCAGCGCACCTGATGTGGAAACACTCAGCAAGAGTCCAGGCCGCAAAGAGATGCTTTCGCAGCTCGTGGGTCTGATCCTGTCGCCAGGAGCTCGAGTTTCTGGTGCGGTATTGGGTGCCGGTGGTAAGTTGGCAGGTCAGGTCAAGACCCTGAGTGAGCGGACGGAATAGTCGCACGAGAGTGTCGCTCGGATGGTTTGGGCGGTTTGGATGTCGACTTGAAACAGAATTGTTAAAGACAATAAAGAAAGGTGAATTGGTATGTCCGAAGTGACGTTTGACGACACGACGAAGGAACTCGGCGACAAGATCGTTGGATTGACGCTGCTGCAGGCGAAGGCGCTGTCTGACTACTTGAAGCAAGTTCATGGTATCGAGCCAGCCGGTGGCGGCGTGATGATGGCCGCTCCTGCTGCTGGTGGTGGTGCAGCTGCTGCTGTTGAAGCGAAGACCGAATTTGACGTGATCCTCACCGGATTCGGTGACGCCAAGATCAACGTCATCAAGGTTGTTCGTGGTGCGACCGGCCTCGGTCTGAAGGAAGCCAAGGACCTGGTTGAAGGCGTGCCCAAGCCGCTGAAGACCGGTGTTTCGGAAGACGATGCCAAGAAGCTGAAAGCGGAAATCGAGCAGGCTGGTGGTACTGCCGAGATCAAGTGATTTAGTTTCTGATCGATTCCTGCTGCCCAAACCACATTGTGACGACTTGTACTGAACGAATTTGGTGTCTTGATTGGCCCGGAAAGAATCACCGCTCTTTCCGGGCTGATCGCCCTTGTAGTCAAGGCATCGGTTCGCCTGTTGGTGGTCGGGTCACGTAAAGTTCGCGCCATGTACGAAGTGACTGTCTCCATTGGGTGAGTTGGCAGCCTTTGACGATTGTTGCGATATCCAAATTGTCTGCGGCAGACCGATTTTAATGTAACGTAATCGTGGGCACTGCCTCGCCAGGCGACAAGGCGTCAGGCTGGTGCCATTTTTGCGTTGCTCACCGCGGTTTGTCCTGAAGGGATTTTGTTCGATGCCCATTCCTGCCGTCCGTATCATCCAGACCAATGAAATTCGCAACTATGGGACAATTCAGGGAACGTTTGAAATTTCGGATCTGACACGGATCCAGACCGATTCGTATGTTCGCTTTCTCCAGCTTGAAGCCGATGCACGGGAACGTAAGGACGAGGGGCTCGAGGCGATCCTGCGGGAAGTTTTCCCGATCGAAAGTTACGACGGCAAGTACCGTCTTGAGTACATTAAATACGAACTTGGCAAACCACGCTATACCCAATTGGAATGCCGTCAGCTTCGCTTAACCTATGGTCGCCCGTTCCGCATCTGGCTGCGGCTCGTTAAAGAGCAGCCGATCGAAGAAGAAGTTTATCTCGGCGACATGCCGATCATGATCGGCGGCGGTGAGTTCATCATCAACGGGGCAGAACGCGTTGTCGTCAGCCAGTTGCATCGTTCACCGGGAGTCGATTTTGTTCAGGGAGCTGAACCTGGCGAGCGTAAGCAGTTTTCCTGCCGCGTGATTCCCGAGCGTGGAAGCTGGATCGAGATTGTCATCAGCAAGCGCGATACACTCGGTGTCCGCATCGACCAGAGCGGTAAGTTCTCTGCGATGACGTTCCTCCGGGCGATGAATCCCGACTACGGTTCGAGTGCCAATCTCGTCAAGCTGTTCTACAAGACCGAAACGGTCAAGGTGAATCGTGAAGATTTAGTGGCGTACTTGAACGGAAAGTATGCGGCAGACGAAATCGTCTATCCTGCAAAGCATGACAAATGCGGCGAGATCATCGTTGAGCTGGGTCACGTCATCAACAAGGCCGCCGCGGAAGAGATTGCCGGGTCGACGTTGAAGACAGTTGAGATCATCGAGACGATGGATGACCTCTTGGCGCTGTCCAGTATCCTGGAAGATCCCACGGTCACGCACGAAGATGCCTTGCTGCGTATTTACCAGCGATTGCGTCCTGGGAACCCGCCACAACTCGAGAAGGCAATCGAGCTGTTCAACGAGAAGTTCTTCGATGCCAATCGTTATCGGTTGGGCCGGGTGGGTCGTTTCCGTATCAATCGGAAATTTGATCAAGACATTCCCGATACAGAGATGACGCTGAAGGCCGAAGACATCGTTAACTCGATTCGATACGTCATCAAGCTGCGTATCGGCGATTCAGTGGCGCATGTCGATGATATCGATAACCTCGGAAATCGTCGGTTGCGAACGATCGATGAACTGGCTGCAGAGGAAATCCGAAAAGGGTTTTTGAAGCTGCGACGCACCGTGCAGGAGCGTATGCAGATGAAGGACGTCGAAGAGATGTCTCCTCGTACGCTGGTGAACCCCAAGAGCGTTTCGGCCGCGATTGAGTACTTCTTCGGGCGTGGTGAACTGTCGCAGGTCGTCGATCAGACAAACCCGCTCGCCACCTTGACGCACGAACGTCGACTGAGTGCTCTGGGACCTGGTGGTTTGAACCGTAAGCGAGCGGGCTTCGAAGTTCGCGACGTGCACATCTCTCACTACGGTCGAATCTGTCCGATTGAGACCCCTGAAGGTACGAATATCGGTCTGATTTCCAGTCTGAGTATCTTCGCGAAGGTCGATGACTACGGATTCCTGATTACCCCTTATCGTGCAGTGGTGAATCGGAAAGTCAGCGAAGAAGTTCAGTGGCTGCGTGCTGACGAAGAGTCACGTGTGTTCATCGCGCCGGCAGATACGCATGTCGACAACGGCATGATTGCCGAAGACCGGGTGATGGCCCGATTCCATAACGACGTGGTCTGGATGGCATCCACCGATGTGCATTACATCGATGTTTCGCCGTGCCAGATGGTCGGTGTGTCCGCAGGTCTGATTCCGTTCCTCGAGCACGACGACGCCAACCGCGCGCTGATGGGTTCGAACATGCAACGGCAGGGCGTTCCGCTGCTGGTGGCAGAATCGCCGCTGGTGGGGACGGGTCTGGAAGCCGCCGTGGCAGAAAGCTCGGGAATGGTGCTGCGGGCCGAGAAGTCCGGAAAGATCACCTACGTCGACGCCGATCGCATTGAACTCGAAGGCAAGTCGTTCCCGCTGCGAAAGTACACGGGACTCAACGAACGAACCTGCCTGAATCAGAAGCCGATTGTGAAGGTTGGGCAGAAGGTCAAAAAGGGAGAAATCCTCTGCGACAGTGCTGCGACGTCAAAGGGGGAACTGGCTCTCGGTCGAAACGTGCTCGTCGCCTTCATGTCGTTTGAAGGCTTCAACTACGAAGATGCGATCATTCTGTCAGAGCGTCTGGTGAAGGAAGACGTCTATACGTCGATCCATATCGATGAGTTCGACGTGGAAGTTCGTGAGACCAAGCTCGGTCGCGAAGAATTCACCCGCGATATCCCCAACGTCAGCGAAAAGGCACTTCGTCACCTCGACGAAGTGGGGATTGTGAAGATTGGTACGTATGTCGAACCGGGTGATATCCTCGTTGGTAAGGTTTCGCCCAAGGCGAAGACGGAACTGACACCGGAAGAAAAGCTGCTGCACGCCATTTTCGGTCGTGCCGGTGAAGACGTGAAGAATGAATCTCTCGAAGTCCCCAGCGGTACCGAAGGGATCGTGATTCATACCGAGAAATTCTCGCGACGAATGAGTCTCTCGGAAGCGGACCGTAAGAAGTTCGAAGCCGAACTGAAAAGCGTTGAAGACACCAGTTACCAGACGATCTCGGCCGCGTTCCGCGAGTTCCTCAAAGAATTCGAGAAGGCCTACGAGAAGAAGGTCACTGATGACGACTCACGCGACGTTCGCTCGATCACGGACGACAAGTTCGTAGCGACGTTTGCTGAGAGCTTCCTTACCAACTTCGAATCGCTGGACATCAAGAGTCCTCAGAAGCGGTCTGAGTGTAAGAAGGTGATTAAGGAGTTCTGGGGACCGGTCGAAGACGCCATTGATGCCCGCGATCGTAAGCTGAACACCATGAAGCGTGGCGACGAGCTGCCGAGCGGCGTTCTGCAGATGGTCAAGGTGTACGTGGCCTCGAAGCGTCAGATCTCTGTCGGGGATAAGATGGCCGGTCGGCACGGTAACAA is from Schlesneria sp. DSM 10557 and encodes:
- the rpmG gene encoding 50S ribosomal protein L33 codes for the protein MAREYVWLECTETGLRNYRISKETKGTERLELMKYNKKLRRHTLHKESRKK
- the secE gene encoding preprotein translocase subunit SecE — its product is MAKVQRDTLLKSILSTDLYQRKQGRAVRRCTAGAIFLTFVLASQALYHTVLLDFGTSTASAVVALINVVGAWFAFRVVNYPVFADFLIDVESEMTKVTWPSWVELQRATLVVLATTFLFSALLFGYDIAWQKFLEMTGVLRLSR
- the nusG gene encoding transcription termination/antitermination protein NusG — translated: MTTESGVEGSQDGQMLWYVLKIQSNREKTIRDSLLRRMRQEGLQDYFGEIVIPTEKIVENRNGKKRVIEQKLYPGYLMIQMVLNDDTWYLVRSTAGVGDFTGSAGKPSPMPMHEVHKMLGASHTIAEEPAKVKHDLKAGDNVKIIEGPFGSFDGTVGSVDASSGKLTVMIEIFGRSTPVDVEAWQVERV
- the rplK gene encoding 50S ribosomal protein L11, giving the protein MAKKEAKIKAQVKVQIPGGKATPAPPVGTALGPHGINLGQFVMQFNEKTRDLNGMVVPVVITILEDRSFTFVLKSPPASVLLKQAAKIAMGAHNARTEKVGSVTQAQLIEIAKTKFEDLNTSSVEQAAKMIAGTARSMGIEVI
- the rplA gene encoding 50S ribosomal protein L1; amino-acid sequence: MANQSKRIRHLTKVLEATPSADLPTAIEILKNVEGSLPEKIRKCRFDQTVAIAVRLGVDPKQADQIVRGSIVLPHGIGKAQRVLVFTQGDNVGVATAAGADYVGGKDLADKIRGGWMDFDVAIATPDMMGVVGPLGKVLGPRGLMPSPRAGTVTQDVASAVREYKAGKVEFRVDSGGNVHCVVGRLSFDHQKLVENTEALLKYIRSLKPSTSKGQYIRNVAIGATMTPSITVAV
- the rplJ gene encoding 50S ribosomal protein L10, with the protein product MSKYVKDLMIDGIQKVVGECREVVVVDVSKVDAVNANKMRIALRQKNIRLLSVKNAVARRALGEIGLSGVGSSLVGPSTLAFGGEDIVALARELTEWANKIKVLEIKGGGLGETPLSAPDVETLSKSPGRKEMLSQLVGLILSPGARVSGAVLGAGGKLAGQVKTLSERTE
- the rplL gene encoding 50S ribosomal protein L7/L12; protein product: MSEVTFDDTTKELGDKIVGLTLLQAKALSDYLKQVHGIEPAGGGVMMAAPAAGGGAAAAVEAKTEFDVILTGFGDAKINVIKVVRGATGLGLKEAKDLVEGVPKPLKTGVSEDDAKKLKAEIEQAGGTAEIK
- the rpoB gene encoding DNA-directed RNA polymerase subunit beta; this translates as MPIPAVRIIQTNEIRNYGTIQGTFEISDLTRIQTDSYVRFLQLEADARERKDEGLEAILREVFPIESYDGKYRLEYIKYELGKPRYTQLECRQLRLTYGRPFRIWLRLVKEQPIEEEVYLGDMPIMIGGGEFIINGAERVVVSQLHRSPGVDFVQGAEPGERKQFSCRVIPERGSWIEIVISKRDTLGVRIDQSGKFSAMTFLRAMNPDYGSSANLVKLFYKTETVKVNREDLVAYLNGKYAADEIVYPAKHDKCGEIIVELGHVINKAAAEEIAGSTLKTVEIIETMDDLLALSSILEDPTVTHEDALLRIYQRLRPGNPPQLEKAIELFNEKFFDANRYRLGRVGRFRINRKFDQDIPDTEMTLKAEDIVNSIRYVIKLRIGDSVAHVDDIDNLGNRRLRTIDELAAEEIRKGFLKLRRTVQERMQMKDVEEMSPRTLVNPKSVSAAIEYFFGRGELSQVVDQTNPLATLTHERRLSALGPGGLNRKRAGFEVRDVHISHYGRICPIETPEGTNIGLISSLSIFAKVDDYGFLITPYRAVVNRKVSEEVQWLRADEESRVFIAPADTHVDNGMIAEDRVMARFHNDVVWMASTDVHYIDVSPCQMVGVSAGLIPFLEHDDANRALMGSNMQRQGVPLLVAESPLVGTGLEAAVAESSGMVLRAEKSGKITYVDADRIELEGKSFPLRKYTGLNERTCLNQKPIVKVGQKVKKGEILCDSAATSKGELALGRNVLVAFMSFEGFNYEDAIILSERLVKEDVYTSIHIDEFDVEVRETKLGREEFTRDIPNVSEKALRHLDEVGIVKIGTYVEPGDILVGKVSPKAKTELTPEEKLLHAIFGRAGEDVKNESLEVPSGTEGIVIHTEKFSRRMSLSEADRKKFEAELKSVEDTSYQTISAAFREFLKEFEKAYEKKVTDDDSRDVRSITDDKFVATFAESFLTNFESLDIKSPQKRSECKKVIKEFWGPVEDAIDARDRKLNTMKRGDELPSGVLQMVKVYVASKRQISVGDKMAGRHGNKGVISKILPEEDMPFLADGTPVDIILNPLGVPSRMNVGQILETHLGWAAAKLGFKVRSAVFDSPSEETVRSLLVEAGLPEDGKAQLHDGRTGEPFEQKTTVGYIYMLKLHHLVEDKVHARATGPYSLITQQPLGGKARFGGQRFGEMEVWALEAYGAAYILQELLTVKSDDVEGRTKIYESMVKGENTLEAGTPASFEVLNNEIRGLCLNMQLEKSPN